A window of Polaromonas hydrogenivorans contains these coding sequences:
- the pncB gene encoding nicotinate phosphoribosyltransferase: MIITSLLDTDLYKFTMMQVVLHQFPGAEVEYKFKCRNAGAPGIGNLAPYVNEIREEIRGLCQLHFQDAELAYLKSLRFIKSDFVDFLGLFKLNEKYLHVAALPSGEIEISIKGPWLHTILFEIPVLAIVNEVYFRNTRKQPDLSEGRKRLDTKIAALQIGGIGELKIADYGTRRRFGKAWHEEVLRTLVTRLGTGAEGQLAGTSNVLFAMKLDLTPLGTMAHEYLQACQALGPRLRDSQVFGFEMWAKEYRGDLGIALSDVYGMNAFLRDFDLYFCKLFDGARHDSGDPFQWGERMISHYVENRVDPKTKTLIFSDALTVPRTIELYRQFRGRCQLAFGIGTNLTNDLGYEPLQIVIKMVRCNGQPVAKLSDTPSKNMCDDEKYLAYLRQVFEIASPAA, from the coding sequence ATGATCATCACCAGCCTGCTCGATACCGACCTGTACAAGTTCACCATGATGCAGGTGGTGCTGCACCAGTTTCCCGGCGCCGAGGTCGAATACAAATTCAAGTGCCGCAACGCCGGCGCGCCCGGCATTGGCAATCTGGCGCCGTATGTGAACGAGATCCGCGAGGAAATTCGCGGACTCTGCCAACTGCACTTCCAGGATGCCGAACTGGCCTACCTGAAGAGCCTGCGTTTCATCAAGAGCGATTTTGTCGATTTCCTGGGGCTGTTCAAGCTCAACGAAAAATACCTCCATGTCGCCGCCTTGCCGTCGGGCGAGATTGAAATCTCGATCAAGGGGCCGTGGCTGCACACCATCCTGTTTGAAATCCCGGTGCTGGCCATCGTCAACGAGGTCTATTTCCGCAATACCCGCAAGCAGCCCGACCTGAGCGAAGGCCGCAAGCGCCTGGACACGAAAATAGCGGCCTTGCAGATCGGTGGCATCGGAGAGCTGAAAATCGCCGACTACGGAACGCGCCGGCGTTTCGGCAAGGCCTGGCATGAAGAAGTTTTGCGCACGCTGGTGACCCGCCTGGGCACGGGCGCCGAGGGACAGCTGGCCGGAACCAGCAATGTGCTGTTTGCCATGAAGCTGGACTTGACGCCGCTGGGCACCATGGCGCACGAGTATCTGCAGGCTTGCCAGGCGCTCGGGCCGCGTTTGCGCGACAGCCAGGTGTTCGGCTTTGAAATGTGGGCCAAGGAATACCGGGGCGACCTGGGCATTGCGCTGTCGGACGTGTATGGCATGAATGCCTTCCTGCGCGACTTCGACCTGTATTTCTGCAAGCTGTTCGACGGCGCGCGCCACGACAGTGGCGACCCGTTCCAGTGGGGCGAGCGCATGATCTCGCACTACGTCGAAAACCGTGTCGATCCCAAGACCAAGACGCTGATTTTCAGCGACGCGCTCACGGTGCCCAGAACCATCGAGCTGTACCGGCAGTTCCGGGGCCGTTGCCAGCTGGCCTTCGGCATTGGCACCAACCTGACCAACGACCTGGGCTATGAACCGCTGCAAATCGTCATCAAGATGGTGCGCTGCAACGGACAGCCGGTGGCCAAGCTGTCCGACACACCGTCCAAGAACATGTGCGACGACGAAAAATACCTGGCCTACCTGCGCCAGGTTTTCGAGATTGCATCGCCAGCGGCCTAG
- a CDS encoding FKBP-type peptidyl-prolyl cis-trans isomerase: protein MTTTTTASGLQYEDTVLGTGAIAKAGQYVKVHYTGWLYNDGVQGKKFDSSKDRGQPFQFSLGAGEVIKGWDEGVQGMSVGGTRRLVIPSELGYGARGAGGVIPPNATLLFEVDFLGT from the coding sequence ATGACAACCACCACCACCGCCTCGGGACTGCAATACGAAGACACCGTGCTGGGCACCGGCGCCATCGCCAAGGCCGGCCAATATGTCAAGGTGCACTACACCGGCTGGCTGTACAACGACGGTGTGCAGGGCAAGAAATTCGACTCCAGCAAGGACCGTGGCCAGCCCTTCCAGTTCTCGCTCGGCGCCGGCGAAGTCATCAAGGGCTGGGACGAGGGCGTGCAGGGGATGTCGGTCGGCGGTACGCGCCGCCTGGTCATTCCCTCGGAACTCGGCTACGGCGCGCGCGGTGCGGGCGGCGTGATTCCGCCGAATGCAACCCTGCTGTTTGAAGTGGACTTCCTGGGAACCTGA